Proteins encoded in a region of the Thiohalorhabdus denitrificans genome:
- a CDS encoding peptidylprolyl isomerase, with translation MPNTPANPRFRIRRLGRSLFLTLALGAAFLASSPAPAAQLVDRIVAVVNDEAITATELEQALQQSISNLRQRMGPGNLPPRQVLRRQLLDRLIIDRIQLQRARERGIQVSAQEVDQAISRVARQNNMAPGQFRQALRRQGIDFGQYRERLEEQILRSRLQDREVRSKVHVTDEEVESYLARKGQGGRQRYEYELQHILVEVPEQASPEETDRLRTKAEGLRERIRGGEQFGKVAAAESDGQNALEGGALGWFQPGELPAPVLAEVEAVEPGHLSRVVRTPSGFHLFKVTDRRAEESAQETQVKARHILLRTDSGRSEREARRLAGDLLQRVRSGQGDFAALARQFSDGPSARDGGALGWISRGEMVQPFEELVFSLEPGTYGGPVRTQHGIHIVEVQEERQKTIDPEDRQKAAQNALRTRKTRERMDQWLRQLRAQAYVDIRLDER, from the coding sequence TTGCCAAACACGCCAGCGAACCCCCGTTTCCGGATCCGCCGCCTGGGCCGATCCCTGTTCCTGACGCTCGCCCTGGGGGCGGCGTTCTTGGCGTCCTCCCCCGCTCCCGCCGCCCAGCTCGTGGACCGGATCGTAGCGGTGGTCAACGACGAGGCCATAACCGCCACCGAGCTGGAGCAGGCCCTCCAGCAATCCATCTCCAACCTCCGCCAGCGCATGGGCCCCGGGAACCTGCCGCCCCGACAGGTGCTGCGCCGCCAGCTCCTGGACCGTCTGATCATCGACCGCATCCAGCTGCAGCGAGCCCGGGAGCGGGGCATTCAGGTATCCGCCCAGGAGGTGGACCAGGCCATCAGCCGGGTCGCCCGGCAGAACAACATGGCCCCCGGGCAGTTCCGCCAGGCCCTGCGCCGCCAGGGCATCGACTTCGGCCAGTACCGGGAGCGCCTGGAGGAGCAGATCCTGCGCAGCCGCCTTCAGGACCGGGAGGTGCGCTCCAAGGTGCACGTGACCGACGAGGAGGTGGAAAGCTACCTGGCCCGGAAGGGTCAGGGCGGCCGCCAGCGCTACGAATACGAGCTGCAGCACATCCTGGTGGAGGTGCCGGAGCAGGCCTCCCCGGAGGAGACCGACCGCCTGCGGACCAAGGCCGAAGGGCTCCGGGAACGCATTCGCGGCGGCGAGCAGTTCGGCAAAGTGGCCGCCGCCGAGTCGGACGGCCAGAACGCCCTGGAGGGCGGCGCGCTGGGCTGGTTCCAGCCCGGCGAGCTTCCGGCGCCGGTGCTGGCGGAGGTAGAGGCCGTGGAGCCCGGGCACCTGTCCCGGGTGGTGCGGACGCCCAGCGGCTTCCACCTGTTCAAGGTCACCGACCGGCGGGCCGAGGAATCCGCGCAGGAGACCCAGGTGAAGGCCCGCCACATCCTCCTGCGCACCGACAGCGGTCGCAGTGAGCGCGAGGCCCGCCGCCTGGCGGGGGACCTGCTGCAGCGCGTGCGCAGCGGGCAGGGAGACTTCGCGGCGCTGGCCCGGCAGTTCTCCGACGGGCCCTCGGCCCGGGACGGCGGGGCGCTGGGCTGGATCAGCCGCGGCGAGATGGTGCAGCCCTTCGAGGAACTGGTGTTCTCCCTGGAGCCGGGCACCTACGGCGGACCCGTGCGGACCCAGCACGGGATCCACATCGTCGAGGTCCAGGAGGAGCGGCAGAAGACCATCGACCCCGAGGACCGCCAGAAGGCCGCCCAGAACGCCCTGCGCACCCGCAAGACCCGGGAGCGCATGGACCAGTGGCTCCGCCAACTGCGGGCCCAGGCCTACGTGGACATTCGCCTCGATGAGCGATGA
- a CDS encoding RNA-binding S4 domain-containing protein — protein sequence MRLDLFLKTTRLIKRRPLAKEAAEAGCIRRNGRPAKAGDEVKAGDRLVIDLANRHVEVEVLAEPPKQVRKDEVDRYIRVLSANEGSSGA from the coding sequence ATGCGACTCGACCTGTTCCTGAAGACCACCCGCCTGATCAAGCGCCGCCCCCTGGCCAAGGAGGCGGCGGAGGCCGGCTGCATCAGGCGCAACGGCCGCCCGGCCAAGGCCGGTGACGAGGTCAAGGCGGGGGACCGTCTGGTCATCGACCTCGCCAACCGGCATGTTGAAGTGGAGGTCCTTGCCGAACCGCCCAAGCAGGTGCGCAAGGACGAGGTGGACCGGTACATCCGGGTCCTTTCCGCCAACGAAGGGAGCTCCGGAGCATGA
- the pdxA gene encoding 4-hydroxythreonine-4-phosphate dehydrogenase PdxA, translating to MTTRPMAVTPGDPAGIGPDLVLQAAADAAWPGGLAVFADPEALARRARELGLVVGLHEWHPGESLPCTGLAVHPVPLAQRAEPGRPDPANAPATLAALDRAVTAVMEGHCQGLVTGPISKAVISEGTSLPFSGHTEYLAERAGASHPVMMLVGGNLRVALVTTHLPLRAVPDAVTPERVKRTVRTVAEALANDFAVLEPHILVTGLNPHAGEGGHLGDEEQRIIGPALDAVRAELGASAQVEGPVPGDTAFTPRCLREADAVICMYHDQGLGPLKQQAFGGAVNVSLGLPFVRTSVDHGTAFDLAGSGNAGGGSFREAIALARTLSANRARANE from the coding sequence ATGACCACCCGACCCATGGCCGTTACCCCCGGCGACCCCGCCGGGATCGGGCCCGACCTGGTCCTCCAGGCCGCGGCCGACGCCGCCTGGCCGGGCGGCCTGGCCGTCTTCGCCGACCCCGAGGCCCTGGCCCGCCGGGCGCGGGAGCTGGGGCTGGTGGTGGGCCTCCACGAGTGGCACCCCGGGGAGTCGCTGCCCTGCACGGGCCTCGCGGTGCACCCGGTCCCCCTGGCGCAGCGCGCCGAGCCCGGCCGGCCGGACCCGGCCAACGCCCCCGCCACCCTGGCCGCCCTGGACCGGGCGGTGACGGCGGTCATGGAGGGACACTGTCAGGGCCTGGTCACCGGCCCCATCAGCAAGGCCGTGATCAGCGAGGGGACCTCCCTGCCCTTCTCCGGCCACACGGAATACCTGGCCGAGCGCGCCGGGGCCTCCCACCCCGTCATGATGCTCGTGGGGGGCAACCTGCGCGTGGCCCTGGTCACCACCCACCTTCCCCTGCGCGCCGTGCCCGACGCCGTCACCCCGGAGCGGGTCAAGCGGACCGTGCGCACCGTGGCCGAGGCGCTGGCCAACGATTTCGCCGTGCTCGAGCCCCACATCCTGGTGACGGGGCTCAACCCCCACGCCGGCGAGGGCGGCCACCTGGGGGACGAGGAGCAGCGGATCATCGGACCGGCCCTCGACGCCGTGCGTGCCGAACTGGGGGCCAGCGCCCAGGTGGAAGGCCCCGTCCCCGGGGACACCGCCTTCACTCCGCGCTGCCTGCGCGAGGCGGACGCGGTGATCTGCATGTACCACGATCAGGGGCTGGGCCCGCTCAAGCAGCAGGCCTTCGGCGGGGCGGTGAACGTCTCCCTGGGGCTGCCCTTCGTGCGCACCTCCGTGGACCACGGCACCGCCTTCGATCTGGCGGGAAGCGGCAACGCCGGCGGTGGCAGCTTCCGCGAGGCCATCGCCCTGGCCCGTACCCTGTCGGCGAACCGCGCCCGCGCCAACGAGTAG
- the rsmA gene encoding 16S rRNA (adenine(1518)-N(6)/adenine(1519)-N(6))-dimethyltransferase RsmA: MEKHRPRKRFGQNFLRDGNIARKILDALDPDPADAVVEIGPGEGALTRLLLERLDRLDAIELDRDLIPALEGLAGGDRLRVQAADALAFDFRALAAERGRRLRVVGNLPYNISTPLLFHLLDQRDALSDMHFMLQREVVDRLAAQPGTKTYGRLSVMAQLDCAVTSLFRVPPGAFYPVPQVESAVVRLRLRPEDAPRPRDRTRFAEVVTRAFQARRKTLRNALRGLCDPSCLEAADIDPHLRAESLAVDDFIRLADRVTEGAGRPAES, encoded by the coding sequence ATGGAAAAGCACCGCCCCCGCAAGCGCTTCGGCCAGAACTTCCTGCGCGACGGCAACATCGCGCGCAAGATCCTGGACGCCCTGGACCCGGACCCCGCCGACGCGGTGGTGGAGATCGGCCCCGGCGAAGGCGCCCTGACCCGGCTGCTGCTGGAGCGGCTCGACCGTCTCGACGCCATCGAGCTGGACCGCGACCTCATCCCCGCCCTGGAGGGCCTCGCCGGGGGCGACCGGCTGCGCGTCCAGGCCGCCGACGCCCTGGCCTTCGACTTCCGGGCCCTGGCGGCGGAGCGCGGCAGGCGCCTGCGGGTGGTGGGCAACCTGCCCTATAACATCTCCACCCCGCTGCTGTTCCACCTCCTGGACCAACGCGACGCCCTTTCGGACATGCACTTCATGCTGCAGCGCGAGGTGGTGGACCGGCTGGCGGCGCAGCCCGGTACCAAGACCTACGGCCGGCTGTCCGTTATGGCCCAGCTGGACTGCGCGGTTACCTCTTTATTTCGGGTGCCACCGGGTGCATTCTATCCCGTACCGCAGGTGGAATCGGCCGTGGTTCGCCTCCGCCTGCGGCCGGAAGACGCCCCCCGCCCCCGGGATCGGACCCGCTTTGCGGAGGTGGTGACCCGTGCCTTCCAGGCCCGGCGCAAGACCCTGCGCAACGCGCTCCGCGGCCTTTGCGACCCCTCCTGCCTTGAAGCGGCGGACATCGATCCCCATCTACGGGCGGAATCGCTCGCGGTGGACGACTTCATCCGGCTGGCGGACCGCGTTACCGAAGGCGCGGGGAGGCCGGCGGAATCTTGA
- the clpS gene encoding ATP-dependent Clp protease adapter ClpS has translation MSTEDPSTLTDNPVEPEEEEEVGRPSLYKVLLLNDDFTPMEFVVEVLQRFFGKDRETATRIMLQVHHHGKGVCGVYPYDIAETKVNQVVDYARSNEHPLQCTMEKE, from the coding sequence ATGAGCACCGAGGACCCATCGACCCTGACGGATAACCCGGTCGAGCCCGAGGAAGAGGAGGAGGTCGGCAGACCCTCCCTTTACAAGGTGCTCCTACTCAACGACGATTTCACCCCGATGGAATTCGTGGTGGAAGTTCTGCAACGATTCTTCGGAAAGGACCGCGAAACGGCCACCCGGATCATGTTGCAGGTGCACCATCACGGTAAGGGTGTCTGCGGGGTCTACCCCTACGACATCGCCGAGACCAAAGTGAACCAGGTTGTGGATTACGCCCGCAGCAACGAGCATCCCCTCCAGTGCACGATGGAAAAGGAATAG
- the clpA gene encoding ATP-dependent Clp protease ATP-binding subunit ClpA, translating to MISDELEFTLNRAFQEAHKRGHELMTVEHLLYALLENPSAAELLRACAVEIPALERKLDQFLDESVPSGSGNPAETRPTNGFQRVIQRAVHHAQSAGLREVTGNRVLVAIFSEKDSFAAYFLQQAGLTRMDAVNYISHGITKTKSNESEQQEEGQAEEGEEKSRGGSPLERFATNLNEKATAGKIDPVIGRDSEIARTSQILCRRRKNNPLFVGEPGVGKTAIAEGLALKITEGEVPALLEDAVVYALDIGALLAGTKYRGDFEERLKAVLKALKKQPHAILFIDEIHTVIGAGAASGGTMDASNLLKPALASGELKCIGSTTYEEYRNYFEKDRALSRRFQKIDVEEPSVDETISILEGLKARYEKHHQVRYTKPALHEAAELSHRYLHGRYLPDKAIDLIDEVGAAMRLRPKTKQRKTVGPKDVEEVLAKMARIPSKSVSRDDREALKNLDRDLKLAVFGQDEAISQVSTAIKLSRSGLREPEKPIGSFLFAGPTGVGKTEVSRQLAATMGLELIRFDMSEYMEAHTVSRLIGAPPGYVGFDQGGLLTEAVNRNPHSVVLLDEIEKAHPDLYNVLLQIMDYGKLTDNNGRQADFRNVVLIMTTNAGAEAMSKKSLGFIESSTESAGADAIHRTFSPEFRNRLDATVFFQPLAREVVAQVVDKFVSQLEQQLSEQGVEIEVDEAARNWLAERGYDPAMGARPMGRVIQEQIKKPLADELLFGKLSEGGKVMVSLEGDELTFSFPETPEATEPVEA from the coding sequence ATGATAAGCGACGAGCTCGAATTCACGCTCAACCGAGCTTTCCAAGAGGCACATAAACGCGGCCACGAGCTGATGACCGTGGAGCATCTCCTGTACGCGCTCCTGGAGAACCCCTCCGCGGCCGAGCTGCTGCGTGCCTGTGCCGTCGAGATCCCCGCACTGGAGCGCAAGCTGGACCAGTTCCTGGACGAATCCGTCCCCTCGGGGAGCGGCAACCCGGCGGAGACCCGGCCCACCAACGGCTTCCAGCGGGTCATCCAGCGCGCCGTGCACCACGCCCAGAGCGCCGGCCTGCGCGAGGTGACCGGCAACCGGGTGCTGGTGGCCATCTTCTCCGAGAAGGACAGCTTCGCCGCCTACTTCCTGCAGCAGGCCGGGCTGACCCGCATGGACGCGGTCAACTACATCAGCCACGGCATCACCAAGACCAAGAGCAACGAGTCCGAGCAGCAGGAAGAGGGCCAGGCCGAGGAGGGCGAGGAGAAGTCCCGCGGGGGCAGCCCGCTGGAGCGCTTCGCCACCAATCTCAACGAGAAGGCGACGGCGGGCAAGATCGACCCGGTCATCGGCCGCGACTCCGAGATCGCCCGCACCAGCCAGATCCTGTGCCGCCGGCGCAAGAACAACCCGCTGTTCGTGGGCGAGCCCGGCGTGGGCAAGACCGCCATCGCCGAGGGCCTGGCCCTGAAGATCACCGAGGGCGAGGTCCCCGCCCTGCTCGAGGATGCGGTGGTCTACGCCCTCGACATCGGCGCCCTGCTGGCCGGCACCAAATACCGGGGCGACTTCGAGGAGCGCCTCAAGGCAGTGCTCAAGGCGCTCAAGAAGCAGCCCCACGCCATCCTGTTCATCGACGAGATCCATACGGTGATCGGTGCGGGCGCGGCGAGTGGGGGCACCATGGACGCTTCCAACCTGCTCAAGCCGGCGCTGGCCTCCGGTGAGCTCAAGTGCATCGGCTCCACCACCTACGAGGAGTACCGCAACTACTTCGAGAAGGACCGGGCCCTGTCCCGGCGCTTCCAGAAGATCGATGTGGAGGAGCCTTCCGTCGACGAGACCATCTCCATCCTGGAGGGGCTCAAGGCGCGCTACGAGAAGCACCACCAGGTGCGCTACACCAAGCCGGCCCTGCACGAGGCCGCCGAGCTGTCGCACCGCTACCTGCACGGCCGCTATCTGCCGGACAAGGCCATCGACCTCATCGACGAGGTGGGCGCCGCCATGCGGCTGCGGCCCAAGACCAAGCAGCGCAAGACGGTAGGCCCCAAGGACGTGGAGGAGGTGCTGGCCAAGATGGCGCGCATCCCGTCCAAGAGTGTCTCCCGGGACGACCGTGAGGCCCTCAAGAACCTGGACCGCGACCTGAAGCTGGCGGTATTCGGCCAGGACGAGGCCATCAGTCAGGTCTCCACGGCCATCAAGCTGTCCCGCTCCGGGCTGCGCGAGCCGGAGAAGCCCATCGGCTCCTTCCTGTTCGCCGGCCCCACCGGCGTGGGCAAGACCGAGGTGAGCCGGCAGCTCGCGGCCACCATGGGCCTGGAGCTGATCCGCTTCGACATGAGCGAGTACATGGAGGCGCATACCGTTTCCCGGCTCATCGGCGCGCCTCCGGGCTACGTGGGCTTCGACCAGGGCGGGCTGCTCACCGAGGCGGTGAACCGCAACCCGCACTCCGTGGTGCTGCTCGACGAGATCGAGAAGGCCCACCCGGATCTGTACAACGTCCTGCTGCAGATCATGGACTACGGCAAGCTCACGGATAACAACGGTCGCCAAGCGGACTTCCGCAACGTGGTGCTGATCATGACCACCAACGCGGGCGCGGAGGCCATGAGCAAGAAGTCACTGGGCTTCATCGAGTCCTCCACCGAGAGCGCCGGCGCGGACGCCATCCACCGCACCTTCTCGCCGGAGTTCCGCAACCGGCTGGATGCCACGGTGTTCTTCCAGCCGCTGGCCCGCGAGGTGGTCGCCCAGGTGGTGGACAAGTTCGTCAGCCAGCTGGAGCAGCAGCTCTCCGAGCAGGGCGTGGAGATCGAGGTGGACGAGGCGGCCCGCAACTGGCTGGCCGAGCGGGGTTACGATCCCGCCATGGGCGCCCGCCCCATGGGCCGGGTGATCCAGGAGCAGATCAAGAAGCCCCTCGCCGACGAGCTCCTGTTCGGCAAGCTGTCCGAAGGCGGCAAGGTGATGGTGAGCCTGGAAGGCGACGAGCTCACCTTCTCCTTCCCTGAGACCCCCGAGGCCACCGAGCCCGTGGAGGCCTAG
- the aat gene encoding leucyl/phenylalanyl-tRNA--protein transferase: MYLLDPNAPFPTFPDPRHASSPEGIVAIGGDLGVDRLIQAYRQGIFPWYNEYEPILWWSPDPRLVLYPERLHVSRSLRKAFRRGDLTFTFDRDFSGVMRGCAEPRGTTPESAGTWLNGEMIAAYERLHAHGLAHSTEAWDREGRLVGGLYGVALGRAFFGESMFTRVTDASKMAFVHTVQALGEAGYRLVDCQVYSDHLAQFGAREIARNRFLAELDRCLAGPEPAGPWPHPGDAVGASSGGT; the protein is encoded by the coding sequence GTGTACCTCCTGGACCCCAACGCACCCTTCCCCACCTTCCCCGACCCGCGGCACGCTTCCAGCCCCGAGGGCATCGTCGCCATCGGCGGGGACCTGGGGGTGGACCGCCTGATTCAGGCCTACCGCCAGGGCATCTTCCCCTGGTACAACGAGTACGAGCCCATCCTCTGGTGGAGCCCGGACCCCCGTCTGGTGCTCTATCCGGAACGGCTGCACGTCAGCCGCAGCCTGCGCAAGGCCTTCCGCCGCGGCGACCTGACCTTCACCTTCGACCGGGACTTCTCCGGGGTAATGCGAGGCTGCGCGGAACCGCGGGGCACCACCCCGGAATCCGCGGGAACCTGGCTGAACGGGGAGATGATCGCCGCCTACGAGCGCCTCCACGCCCACGGCCTGGCCCATTCCACCGAGGCCTGGGACCGGGAGGGGCGGCTGGTGGGGGGACTGTACGGCGTGGCGCTGGGCCGCGCCTTCTTCGGGGAATCCATGTTCACCCGGGTGACGGACGCCTCCAAGATGGCCTTCGTCCATACGGTGCAGGCCCTGGGGGAGGCCGGCTACCGGCTCGTCGACTGCCAAGTGTACTCCGACCACCTGGCCCAATTCGGCGCTCGGGAGATCGCCCGGAACCGGTTCCTCGCCGAGCTCGACCGCTGTCTGGCCGGACCCGAGCCCGCTGGCCCCTGGCCCCATCCCGGCGACGCGGTGGGGGCATCCTCCGGAGGCACCTAG
- a CDS encoding DUF3108 domain-containing protein yields the protein MEGPKPFNHKTIKVFARPLWSTALLLGVAALLLPGLASASEYGWDGGFERLQFRVDWAQFPAGRAVIQAREADAGRAELRIEACTNALVDGVYKVRDRITARTRLTGGGVRALSYKVRRREGEEREARRARFARHGVVYTEDLESGRTDYFPVDPATMDVVTALYATRARGLEAGERFRIPVFDDGRGYELTVKVVGRERLDTVLGPDTPTVKVRPRLETDGIFAREGGLWVWFTDDRRHLPVRMESRIGIGSVTARLTAVEREPGEGGRAACL from the coding sequence ATGGAAGGTCCGAAGCCGTTCAACCATAAAACAATCAAGGTTTTTGCGCGACCCCTGTGGTCCACCGCTCTGCTCCTGGGGGTCGCGGCCCTGCTGCTGCCCGGGCTGGCCTCGGCGTCGGAATACGGCTGGGACGGGGGCTTCGAGCGGCTGCAATTCCGGGTGGATTGGGCGCAGTTCCCGGCCGGAAGGGCGGTCATTCAGGCCCGGGAAGCGGATGCCGGACGGGCCGAGCTTCGCATCGAGGCCTGCACCAACGCACTCGTGGACGGTGTCTACAAGGTGCGCGACCGCATAACGGCCCGGACCCGACTGACCGGCGGGGGCGTCCGGGCGCTGAGCTACAAGGTGCGGCGCCGGGAGGGGGAGGAGCGGGAAGCCCGGAGGGCCCGCTTCGCCCGGCACGGCGTGGTCTACACGGAGGATCTGGAGTCGGGCCGGACCGATTACTTTCCCGTGGACCCGGCCACCATGGACGTGGTGACCGCCCTGTACGCCACACGCGCCCGGGGGCTCGAGGCGGGGGAGCGGTTCCGCATCCCGGTGTTCGACGACGGGCGCGGCTACGAGCTGACGGTGAAGGTGGTGGGCCGGGAGCGGCTGGACACCGTGCTCGGCCCGGATACGCCGACGGTGAAGGTTCGCCCGCGCCTGGAGACGGACGGCATCTTCGCGCGGGAAGGGGGGCTATGGGTGTGGTTCACCGACGACCGCCGCCACCTGCCGGTGCGCATGGAGTCCCGGATCGGTATCGGCTCGGTGACCGCCCGGCTCACGGCCGTGGAGCGGGAGCCGGGGGAGGGAGGCCGGGCGGCCTGCCTTTGA
- a CDS encoding GGDEF domain-containing protein: MSQPPTPERTSRIPDLVRSFRLEDLLTARQHSRDFTFYRSDYLLVRVKLFALLFGVATPLWLPVDMWLLPPESLAAMGGLRALTGFLFLLLALVGTRRRSLARARTALVGLIVIPALFYLASRIILGEEAMQGALVGYTFLPFVLLAGGALFPLTFLEGGGILVVVYLSVLAVGWHAGTLFTLPFLGTLWLLVLLSGIALWAQSAQLHMLLGLYRQATRDPLTGLFNRRALFRQGEAELARARRQGAPVSLLLLDIDRFKRINDHWGHRVGDAVLRHLADILQREFRAGDLPGRYGGEEFVVLAMGADYDGATALAERIRLAVADSPAPVPEGSLPYSVSIGVGSGRADEPLEELLQRADEALLQAKEAGRDRVVALAGTSSAPAPGWAADLSPSGGNG; the protein is encoded by the coding sequence ATGTCCCAGCCCCCCACCCCGGAGCGGACCAGCCGCATCCCGGACCTGGTGCGCAGCTTCCGGCTGGAGGATCTGCTGACCGCCCGTCAGCATTCCCGGGACTTCACCTTCTACCGCTCCGATTACCTCCTGGTGCGGGTGAAATTGTTCGCCCTGCTGTTCGGCGTGGCAACCCCCCTCTGGCTTCCGGTGGACATGTGGCTGCTGCCGCCGGAGAGCCTGGCGGCCATGGGCGGGCTGCGGGCCCTGACCGGCTTCCTCTTCCTGCTCCTGGCCCTGGTGGGCACACGCCGACGCAGCCTGGCCCGCGCACGGACGGCCCTAGTGGGCCTGATCGTCATCCCCGCCCTCTTCTACCTCGCCTCACGGATCATCCTGGGGGAGGAAGCCATGCAGGGGGCGCTGGTGGGCTACACCTTCCTGCCCTTCGTGCTTCTGGCCGGCGGCGCCCTGTTCCCGTTGACCTTCCTGGAGGGCGGGGGGATCCTCGTGGTGGTGTACCTGTCCGTGCTCGCGGTGGGCTGGCACGCCGGCACCCTGTTCACGCTCCCCTTCCTCGGCACCCTGTGGCTCCTGGTGCTCCTGTCGGGCATCGCCCTGTGGGCCCAGTCGGCCCAGCTGCACATGCTGCTTGGCCTCTACCGCCAGGCCACCCGGGACCCGCTTACGGGCCTGTTCAACCGTCGGGCCCTGTTCCGCCAGGGCGAGGCGGAGTTGGCGCGGGCCCGCCGCCAAGGGGCCCCGGTCTCCCTGCTGCTGCTGGACATCGACCGCTTCAAGCGCATCAACGACCACTGGGGCCACCGGGTGGGCGACGCCGTCCTCCGCCATCTCGCGGACATCCTCCAGCGCGAGTTCCGGGCCGGGGACCTGCCGGGGCGCTACGGCGGCGAGGAGTTCGTGGTGCTCGCCATGGGTGCCGACTATGACGGCGCCACGGCCCTGGCGGAGCGGATCCGTCTGGCGGTGGCCGACAGCCCGGCCCCCGTGCCCGAGGGCAGCCTCCCCTATTCGGTAAGCATCGGGGTGGGCAGCGGCCGGGCCGACGAGCCCCTGGAGGAGCTCCTTCAGCGGGCCGACGAGGCCCTGCTGCAGGCCAAGGAGGCGGGGCGCGACCGGGTGGTTGCCCTGGCGGGGACCTCCTCAGCCCCCGCCCCCGGATGGGCCGCCGATCTTTCCCCCTCCGGAGGGAACGGTTAG
- a CDS encoding AI-2E family transporter, which yields MTNGAEGAPLSFAQRVAALVSLGILLVGAYLVLQPFLVPILWAAILVYATSPIYRWLTARFPNRPILNSLAMTLGLILLLFGPAAIISLSLAAESATVVEALREFSRQDHTPLMEFLVGIPLVGPTAAGELETLIQNPEILTETLLEWAQRSSGMLQEWAGDVARNIAKLGIALLTVFFFYLHGQTLVEQTRRAGLRLGFDRLWEYLPAVTRTLNAVLFGLILTALAQGLLAGIAYAVVGLPVPALLGTATALLALLPFGAPIIWVPAGVVLIGQGDWMGGIGLLLWGMLVVSWVDNLIRPMVISASTRIPFLLVFFGVIGGGLAFGLIGLFIGPIILSVLMTVWREWTEAPQ from the coding sequence GTGACAAACGGTGCGGAGGGTGCACCCCTGTCCTTCGCCCAGCGAGTGGCCGCCCTGGTCAGCCTGGGCATCCTGCTGGTGGGGGCCTACCTGGTGCTGCAGCCGTTCCTGGTTCCCATCCTGTGGGCCGCCATCCTGGTCTATGCCACCTCCCCCATCTACCGCTGGTTGACGGCCCGTTTCCCCAACCGGCCCATCCTCAACAGCCTGGCCATGACCCTGGGGCTGATCCTGCTGCTGTTCGGGCCCGCAGCCATCATCAGCCTGTCCCTGGCGGCGGAGTCCGCCACCGTGGTGGAGGCGCTGCGGGAGTTCTCCCGGCAGGACCATACCCCCCTGATGGAATTCCTGGTCGGCATCCCGCTGGTGGGGCCGACGGCGGCCGGGGAGCTGGAGACCCTGATCCAGAACCCGGAGATCCTGACGGAGACCCTGCTGGAATGGGCCCAGCGATCCTCCGGCATGCTGCAGGAATGGGCGGGGGATGTGGCCCGGAACATCGCCAAGCTCGGCATCGCCCTGCTCACGGTGTTCTTCTTCTACCTGCACGGCCAGACCCTGGTGGAGCAGACCCGGCGTGCGGGGCTCCGCCTCGGCTTCGACCGCCTCTGGGAGTACCTGCCGGCGGTCACCCGGACCCTCAACGCGGTGCTGTTCGGGCTGATCCTTACCGCCCTCGCCCAGGGCCTGCTCGCCGGCATCGCCTACGCCGTGGTGGGCCTGCCGGTACCGGCCCTGCTGGGCACGGCCACCGCCCTGCTGGCCCTGCTCCCCTTCGGCGCGCCCATCATCTGGGTCCCCGCCGGTGTCGTCCTGATCGGCCAGGGCGACTGGATGGGCGGGATCGGCCTTCTGCTGTGGGGGATGCTGGTAGTGAGCTGGGTGGACAACCTCATCCGCCCCATGGTGATATCGGCGTCCACCCGTATCCCCTTCCTTCTGGTATTTTTCGGGGTGATCGGGGGCGGCTTGGCCTTCGGCCTCATCGGCCTGTTCATCGGCCCCATCATCCTCTCCGTCCTCATGACCGTTTGGCGAGAATGGACCGAAGCCCCCCAATGA